The following are encoded in a window of Telmatobacter sp. DSM 110680 genomic DNA:
- a CDS encoding glycosyltransferase family 2 protein yields the protein MSTLPKYVLITPARNEAQFIEVTLKSVVAQTILPLRWVIVSDGSTDGTDEIVRSYADRYPWIELLRMPERAERNFAGKVFAFNAGYAKVSGLEYGVIVSLDGDISFEPDYFQFLLQKLTEDEKLGLTGTPFQELSGRVYDYRFVSVEHVSGACQVFRRECFEAIGGYLPVKGGSIDHIAVISARMKGWRTRTYTEKVCLHHREMGSAQQTALNTKFKYGIKDYVVGNHPLWELFRSVYQMSQPPLCLGGLSLGAGYLSAMLRRVERPVPRELITFHRREQIQRLKKLFLLGGGRTNTPVTGPSDPRLGPRAVQ from the coding sequence ATGTCGACACTACCTAAATACGTTCTCATCACGCCGGCGCGGAACGAGGCCCAATTCATTGAGGTCACGCTGAAGTCCGTCGTGGCGCAGACCATTCTTCCTCTGAGGTGGGTGATCGTAAGCGACGGATCGACCGACGGAACCGACGAGATCGTTCGCAGCTACGCTGATAGGTATCCGTGGATTGAATTGTTGCGAATGCCGGAACGCGCTGAGCGAAACTTCGCAGGTAAGGTCTTCGCTTTCAATGCCGGCTACGCCAAAGTAAGCGGTCTCGAATACGGCGTGATTGTAAGCCTTGATGGGGACATTTCGTTCGAACCGGATTATTTCCAGTTTCTGCTTCAGAAGCTGACTGAGGACGAAAAACTGGGATTGACCGGAACCCCTTTTCAGGAACTCTCGGGCCGAGTGTATGACTACCGGTTCGTCAGCGTCGAACATGTTTCGGGCGCATGTCAGGTGTTTCGTCGTGAGTGCTTCGAAGCGATCGGCGGATACTTGCCCGTAAAAGGCGGCTCGATCGATCACATCGCAGTGATCAGTGCGCGGATGAAGGGGTGGAGAACGCGGACGTACACGGAAAAGGTATGTCTGCATCATCGCGAGATGGGATCGGCCCAGCAAACGGCACTTAACACAAAGTTCAAGTACGGGATTAAGGATTACGTTGTCGGCAACCATCCCTTATGGGAGCTATTTCGCTCTGTCTATCAGATGTCGCAGCCGCCGTTGTGCCTGGGGGGCCTATCGCTCGGTGCGGGATATTTGTCGGCAATGCTGCGTCGCGTTGAGCGTCCGGTGCCGCGTGAACTGATTACCTTTCACCGCCGCGAACAGATCCAACGCCTGAAGAAGCTGTTCCTCCTGGGTGGCGGACGAACGAACACTCCCGTAACCGGGCCGTCTGATCCCCGCTTGGGGCCGCGGGCAGTCCAGTAG
- a CDS encoding ChbG/HpnK family deacetylase — MTNHPAETVTAGLQSPVASTLIVNADDWGRDVETTDRIFECIAINTVSSTSAMVFMEDSERAAGIALEQGVDCGLHLNFTTPFSAQGCSSGLAEQQQRITRYLRGSRLAQAIYHPGLASSFKYVVAAQIEEYERNFGHAPRRIDGHHHMHLCANVLFGNLLPAGTIVRKNFSFRPGEKSGVNRQYRKVIDRVLAKRHQVTDYFFSLPPLEPPSRIDEIFSIARVSIVEIETHPVNLEEYKFLTTGEILRRTGNLQIARGYIHPAWTGATNSATGSRRK, encoded by the coding sequence TTGACGAACCATCCAGCCGAAACCGTGACTGCGGGATTGCAGAGTCCTGTTGCCAGCACTTTGATCGTCAATGCAGACGATTGGGGGCGGGATGTCGAGACCACCGATCGGATCTTCGAATGCATAGCCATCAACACCGTCTCGTCGACCAGTGCAATGGTGTTCATGGAGGATTCAGAGCGAGCGGCGGGAATAGCACTAGAACAAGGTGTCGATTGTGGACTGCATCTGAATTTCACAACCCCATTTTCTGCTCAAGGATGTTCCTCTGGATTGGCGGAACAGCAGCAAAGGATTACGCGGTACCTGCGGGGAAGTCGGTTGGCGCAGGCGATATATCATCCGGGACTGGCCTCGTCGTTCAAGTACGTTGTTGCGGCGCAGATTGAGGAGTACGAGAGAAACTTCGGACATGCACCTCGAAGAATTGACGGGCATCATCACATGCACCTTTGTGCGAACGTGCTTTTCGGCAACCTACTTCCCGCCGGCACAATCGTGCGAAAGAATTTTTCATTCAGGCCAGGTGAAAAGAGCGGCGTGAACCGGCAATATCGAAAAGTTATCGACCGGGTTCTGGCAAAGAGACATCAGGTGACGGACTACTTCTTTTCTCTCCCACCTTTGGAACCGCCGAGTCGCATTGACGAAATCTTTTCGATCGCCCGGGTATCGATTGTCGAAATTGAGACGCATCCTGTGAACCTTGAAGAGTACAAGTTTTTAACTACCGGCGAGATTTTACGCAGAACCGGCAACCTTCAGATTGCCCGAGGCTATATCCATCCGGCATGGACCGGAGCAACCAATTCGGCTACAGGTAGTCGAAGGAAATAG